In the genome of Spirochaetia bacterium, one region contains:
- a CDS encoding AAA family ATPase, translated as MLIRFRLNNIYSFGKEKEFAMISAPRFSRLNKHKYHAGSLEILKLSAFYGANGAGKSNLVKALDFFKSIVVTGKLPSSLALRRLRFFHESTTPTLLGVEFVTEGIPYLYALEIGEQNILKEEFYVSGLNEKEDKLIFERTTNQDGTATLKFADSKWKLKENKMLQKIIEQNLLKQNIIALKVLAELENPSKKETNQAYDWFRKKLVILTPSSVPSLLVQKLDIDKEFRTFAEGIICSYGVGIKKLKTEKKNIKDFFGDDNPASMESVLNKMDENQNSAFEFRNPEGETFDVVRENGAVVVKQLKTMHTRENGQAVLFDLGEESEGSRRLLDFLPAFTDVIASDTTCIIDEIERSIHPLLIKEIIKKFSFDDTTKGQLVFTTHESNLLDQEILRQDEIWFVEKDSFGDSDLYSLCDFKEHNTKDIRKGYLEGRYGAIPFLANLRDLNWDKYDFQK; from the coding sequence ATGTTAATACGTTTTAGATTAAACAACATATATTCCTTCGGAAAAGAGAAAGAATTTGCTATGATATCTGCACCGAGGTTTTCAAGACTGAATAAGCACAAATATCATGCTGGAAGCCTCGAAATACTAAAGCTCTCTGCATTTTACGGAGCAAATGGTGCAGGTAAATCCAATCTTGTAAAAGCACTTGATTTTTTTAAGTCAATCGTGGTGACAGGCAAACTTCCTAGTTCTCTTGCCCTTCGACGCCTCAGGTTTTTCCATGAGTCCACTACTCCTACTTTGCTTGGTGTTGAATTTGTTACAGAAGGTATACCTTATCTTTACGCATTGGAAATTGGTGAACAAAATATTCTAAAAGAAGAATTCTATGTTTCGGGACTGAATGAAAAAGAAGATAAACTTATATTTGAGCGTACGACGAATCAAGATGGAACAGCAACCTTGAAATTTGCTGATTCAAAATGGAAACTTAAAGAAAATAAGATGCTTCAGAAAATCATAGAACAGAATCTGCTAAAACAAAATATAATAGCATTGAAGGTATTGGCAGAATTGGAAAACCCATCCAAAAAAGAAACTAACCAAGCATATGATTGGTTCAGAAAGAAACTTGTAATTCTTACTCCTTCAAGTGTCCCTTCGCTCCTTGTGCAAAAACTTGATATAGATAAGGAATTTCGTACTTTTGCAGAAGGTATTATTTGTTCCTATGGAGTTGGAATAAAAAAGTTAAAAACTGAAAAGAAAAATATTAAGGATTTTTTTGGGGATGACAATCCTGCTTCAATGGAGAGTGTTCTTAATAAAATGGATGAGAACCAAAATTCAGCTTTTGAGTTCAGGAATCCAGAGGGAGAAACTTTTGATGTTGTCCGTGAAAACGGCGCCGTTGTCGTCAAACAATTGAAAACTATGCATACCAGAGAAAATGGGCAAGCTGTTTTATTCGATCTTGGAGAAGAATCCGAAGGATCGAGGAGGCTGCTTGATTTTCTTCCTGCATTTACAGATGTGATAGCTTCGGATACAACATGCATCATTGATGAAATTGAGAGGAGCATTCATCCTCTTCTGATAAAAGAAATCATTAAGAAATTTTCATTTGATGATACGACAAAAGGTCAATTGGTATTCACCACCCATGAGTCAAATCTTCTTGACCAAGAAATCTTGCGGCAAGATGAAATCTGGTTTGTGGAAAAGGATTCTTTTGGGGACAGCGATTTATATTCTCTTTGTGATTTTAAGGAACACAATACCAAAGACATCAGAAAGGGCTACCTTGAAGGACGATATGGAGCTATTCCGTTTCTTGCGAATCTGAGAGATCTCAACTGGGACAAATATGATTTTCAGAAATAG
- a CDS encoding sugar ABC transporter permease: protein MQRINIKNSWLPYIMVLPVFLLICIFKIAPIANCLVQSFLRRQGSGFTLENYQLLFVDKTFWNSLWVTLKFNLITIPLQIIIAFVMALLVNSRVRGIEIFRTMLYLPFCVSITISTVLWETMLNFNNGIINSLLGIFGIGRIGFLIDKRWALLSIILICSWRGCAYWMMFFLAGLKGINSEIKEAAAIDGAGYFRTLFTIIIPLLKNTFFFVIIANTTANFLLFAPVQIATGGGPQGSTDLLMYEAYKSAFKYSNQQRESCIVTILLLIIIVLYFIQQTAVKEKEA from the coding sequence ATGCAAAGAATTAACATCAAGAACTCTTGGCTACCATATATTATGGTCCTTCCCGTTTTCCTTCTGATTTGTATTTTTAAAATCGCCCCGATTGCAAATTGTCTTGTCCAAAGTTTTCTGAGAAGGCAAGGTAGTGGCTTTACTTTGGAAAACTATCAGCTTCTCTTTGTAGACAAGACATTCTGGAATTCTTTATGGGTAACTTTAAAATTCAATCTCATTACCATTCCACTGCAGATTATCATTGCATTCGTCATGGCTCTGCTTGTAAATTCCAGAGTACGAGGAATTGAAATATTCCGTACCATGCTCTATCTGCCGTTTTGTGTCTCCATAACCATATCGACCGTGCTATGGGAAACAATGCTGAATTTTAACAACGGTATCATAAATAGTCTCCTTGGTATATTTGGAATCGGACGAATTGGATTCCTCATCGATAAAAGATGGGCGTTGCTTTCTATTATCTTAATTTGTTCTTGGCGTGGATGTGCTTACTGGATGATGTTTTTTCTTGCCGGTCTAAAAGGAATCAATTCAGAAATCAAAGAAGCCGCAGCCATAGACGGAGCAGGTTATTTCAGAACATTGTTTACAATTATAATCCCTTTGCTAAAAAACACATTTTTCTTTGTAATCATTGCAAATACAACAGCAAATTTCCTGTTATTCGCACCTGTGCAGATTGCAACAGGAGGGGGACCGCAAGGAAGCACTGATTTGCTTATGTATGAAGCATATAAATCTGCATTCAAATATTCAAATCAACAGAGGGAATCCTGTATTGTCACGATTCTCCTATTAATTATCATTGTATTGTATTTCATCCAACAAACTGCAGTGAAAGAAAAGGAAGCCTAA
- a CDS encoding class II fructose-bisphosphate aldolase yields the protein MLVSLSDVLSDAVKKTYAIGAFNVYNYETIKGCFLAANEQASPIIIAFGSNIPYMDIDDLYILVSEMATTVPFPVALHLDHCKNKETIEKAINTGFSSVMYDGSLLPFEENIANTKEIVALAHAKGVQVEAELGSLATGMGTNERELSNKELYTDPGQAQAFVERTNVDALAVSIGTVHGLHRGKQNIRFDILSDIHTQLSDFPLVLHGGSGVSAAEISHCIQSGISKINVNTEISRSVTKQIKDMLEKDPDIHYSSLSATAIKVVADVVGSYIRIFQNA from the coding sequence ATGTTAGTATCATTGTCAGATGTTTTGTCGGATGCTGTAAAAAAGACCTATGCAATAGGTGCTTTCAATGTTTACAATTATGAAACAATAAAAGGTTGTTTTTTAGCAGCCAACGAACAAGCTTCTCCAATTATCATTGCCTTTGGAAGCAACATTCCTTACATGGACATCGATGATCTGTACATATTGGTTTCAGAAATGGCAACGACCGTTCCCTTTCCTGTGGCATTGCATTTGGACCACTGTAAAAATAAAGAAACTATTGAAAAAGCCATCAATACTGGATTTTCTTCTGTTATGTATGATGGTTCATTATTACCATTTGAAGAAAATATAGCGAATACAAAAGAAATTGTTGCACTTGCCCATGCAAAAGGTGTTCAAGTAGAAGCCGAACTTGGTTCTTTAGCAACAGGTATGGGTACAAATGAACGGGAATTATCAAACAAAGAACTCTATACAGACCCTGGACAGGCACAAGCATTTGTCGAGAGGACAAATGTTGACGCCTTGGCTGTTTCCATCGGCACAGTGCATGGGCTACATAGAGGAAAACAAAATATTCGTTTTGATATACTTAGTGACATACATACACAGCTGTCTGATTTCCCTTTGGTCCTACATGGCGGTTCTGGAGTATCCGCTGCAGAAATATCACATTGTATCCAATCAGGAATTTCCAAAATCAACGTCAACACAGAAATTTCAAGATCCGTTACAAAGCAAATAAAAGACATGCTTGAAAAGGATCCGGATATACATTATTCATCCCTGTCTGCTACAGCAATCAAAGTAGTTGCTGATGTTGTGGGTTCATACATCCGCATATTTCAAAATGCATAA
- a CDS encoding nucleoside hydrolase yields MKVEVNEAQRLQKLKKPKGKVDVVLDTDTYNEIDDQYALSFLVKSSDKLNLKALYAAPFSNKKAATPAEGMQKSFDEIFNILTLLERDDLKKITFKGSENYLSNENTPIYSPAAEDLARRAMDYSEENPLYVIAIAAITNVASAILINPEIINHIVVVWLGGNALHWPTNREFNLFQDIAGARIIFGCGVPLIMLPCLGVVSSFRTTGPELNYHLKGKNKLCDYLVDVTEKEALLTYGRPTWSRAIWDVTAVAWLLDGDYMDDCLITSPIPEYDDKWGFDCTRHQIRYVFNIKRDNLFEELFRKLAN; encoded by the coding sequence ATGAAAGTAGAGGTCAATGAAGCACAACGTCTACAGAAATTGAAAAAACCAAAAGGAAAAGTTGATGTGGTACTTGATACTGATACATATAACGAAATTGATGATCAGTATGCATTGTCTTTTTTAGTGAAGTCCAGTGACAAATTGAATCTCAAAGCCTTGTATGCTGCTCCTTTTTCCAATAAAAAAGCAGCTACACCAGCTGAAGGGATGCAGAAAAGCTTTGATGAGATTTTCAATATCCTTACTTTGCTGGAACGAGACGATTTAAAAAAGATCACGTTCAAAGGTTCTGAAAACTACCTTTCCAATGAAAATACCCCAATATATTCTCCTGCGGCTGAAGATCTTGCAAGGCGAGCCATGGATTACTCTGAAGAAAATCCATTATATGTCATTGCAATCGCAGCAATAACAAATGTTGCTTCTGCAATTCTAATCAACCCAGAAATCATCAACCACATCGTTGTAGTTTGGTTAGGCGGCAATGCACTCCACTGGCCCACTAACAGAGAATTCAATTTGTTCCAAGATATAGCTGGTGCAAGGATTATTTTCGGCTGTGGAGTACCTTTGATAATGCTCCCATGCCTTGGCGTAGTTTCTTCTTTCAGGACGACAGGTCCAGAATTGAACTACCACCTGAAAGGGAAAAATAAACTTTGTGATTATCTTGTTGATGTCACTGAAAAAGAAGCCCTACTTACCTATGGGAGACCAACATGGTCCAGAGCAATTTGGGATGTCACTGCGGTCGCATGGCTACTGGACGGAGATTATATGGATGACTGTCTTATTACCAGTCCTATTCCTGAATATGACGACAAATGGGGATTTGATTGTACGCGTCATCAAATCCGTTACGTGTTCAATATCAAGCGAGACAACTTATTTGAAGAATTGTTTAGAAAATTAGCAAACTAA
- a CDS encoding sugar ABC transporter substrate-binding protein: MKKLLVTLMVIAITFGSLFANGTHEASSSAATESNSNDNITIKWISQGTGASGWEGKTKPILEKFEEETGYKVDSEFYSFNDLFDVLETKCAAKASDFDVMSVDVTYVAKYGSSGYLEPLDKYFSADEKAKWDSASYAASVWNGTMYAAPENTSSQLLWYNKDLLDEAGITIPENGPDNRLTYEQIAEMAKKALAKLDPTGSKGIIGFDFQQVSRVYQMNMLPNSMGGKNISDNGLTLDGVVNTKPWIDAMTWYQNLVKDGIASRGYDADQLTQQFYAGKMIFMIGGTWTQKNTSKDVHIGCTYAPCFKGYEDKAATSTGSWYFGVNSQSKNKDAAAKFVKFFTLGEGNDMWLKINGDVPSRLDKQQEMMNGNVPYLTIAAYEAAHTAVARAVTPMFGEYSNILNQAWEDVRNGADVKSTLQDAVEQFNLSVASYK, from the coding sequence ATGAAAAAGCTATTGGTAACATTAATGGTTATTGCTATTACTTTCGGAAGTCTGTTTGCAAATGGTACACATGAAGCAAGTTCTTCTGCTGCAACAGAATCAAATTCAAATGACAACATTACCATCAAATGGATTTCCCAAGGGACTGGTGCTAGTGGATGGGAAGGAAAAACAAAACCGATTTTGGAGAAATTCGAAGAAGAAACAGGCTATAAAGTCGATTCTGAATTCTATTCCTTCAATGACCTGTTCGATGTACTTGAAACCAAATGTGCGGCAAAGGCTTCGGATTTTGATGTCATGAGCGTTGACGTCACGTATGTTGCAAAATATGGTTCCAGTGGTTATCTCGAACCTCTTGACAAGTATTTCTCTGCAGATGAAAAGGCCAAGTGGGATTCCGCATCCTACGCTGCAAGCGTTTGGAACGGCACAATGTATGCAGCTCCAGAAAATACTTCTTCCCAACTGCTTTGGTATAACAAGGACCTTCTTGATGAAGCAGGAATCACAATCCCTGAGAATGGACCTGATAACCGCCTGACATATGAGCAAATTGCTGAGATGGCGAAAAAAGCCCTTGCAAAGCTTGACCCAACTGGTTCCAAGGGAATAATTGGTTTTGATTTCCAACAAGTAAGCCGTGTTTATCAAATGAATATGCTTCCGAACTCAATGGGCGGAAAAAACATCAGTGACAATGGCCTTACGCTCGATGGAGTTGTGAACACGAAACCTTGGATTGATGCAATGACTTGGTATCAGAATCTTGTAAAAGACGGTATTGCTTCCCGCGGTTATGATGCAGATCAACTTACCCAGCAATTCTATGCTGGTAAGATGATTTTCATGATCGGCGGCACATGGACTCAGAAAAACACTTCAAAAGATGTACATATCGGTTGCACCTATGCTCCTTGTTTCAAAGGGTATGAAGACAAAGCCGCTACGTCCACTGGCAGTTGGTACTTTGGCGTCAACAGCCAATCAAAGAATAAGGATGCTGCTGCCAAATTCGTAAAGTTCTTCACATTGGGAGAAGGAAACGACATGTGGTTGAAGATCAATGGAGATGTTCCAAGCAGATTGGACAAACAGCAGGAAATGATGAATGGCAATGTACCGTACTTGACGATTGCAGCCTATGAAGCAGCCCACACAGCTGTTGCACGCGCTGTTACCCCCATGTTTGGAGAATATTCCAATATCCTGAACCAAGCGTGGGAAGATGTAAGGAACGGAGCTGATGTAAAATCCACACTGCAGGATGCCGTAGAACAATTCAATCTTTCTGTTGCTTCTTATAAGTAA